Proteins encoded by one window of Astatotilapia calliptera chromosome 13, fAstCal1.2, whole genome shotgun sequence:
- the LOC113035556 gene encoding cGMP-dependent protein kinase 1 isoform X3 produces MMRTGLIKHTEYMEFLKSVPSFHGLQEDILSKLADVLEETHYEDGEYIIRQGARGDTFFIISKGKVNVTREDLPNGEPVYLRSLGKGDWFGEKALQGEDIRTASVIAAGAVTCLVIDRDSFKHLIGSLEDVSSKGHEDADAKAKYEAENAFFFNLNLADFNIIDTLGVGGFGRVELVQLKSDENKTFAMKILKKRHIVDTRQQEHIRSEKLIMQEAHSDFIVRLYRTFKDSKYLYMLMEACLGGELWTILRDRGSFEDSTTRFYTACVVEAFAYLHSKGIIYRDLKPENLILDHRGYAKLVDFGFAKKIGFGKKTWTFCGTPEYVAPEIILNKGHDISADYWSLGILMFELLTGSPPFSGPDPMKTYNIILRGIDMIEFPKKITKNAANLIKKLCRDNPSERLGNLKNGVKDIQKHKWFEGFNWEGLKKGTLTPPIIPNVTSAVDTSNFDSFPEDNEDPPPDDNSGWDVDF; encoded by the exons ACACATTATGAAGACGGAGAGTACATCATCAGACAGGGGGCCAGAGGAGACACCTTCTTCATCATCAGTAAAGGAAAG GTTAATGTAACCAGAGAAGACTTGCCCAACGGAGAGCCTGTCTACCTCCGCAGCCTCGGAAAAGGAGACTGGTTTGGAGAGAAAGCACTGCAAGG GGAGGACATCAGGACAGCCAGTGTCATTGCTGCGGGCGCAGTCACCTGTCTAGTCATCGATCGAGA ttcATTCAAGCACCTGATTGGGAGTTTGGAGGATGTATCCAGCAAAGGCCATGAGGATGCTGATGCCAAAGCCAa GTATGAAGCAGAGAATGCGTTTTTCTTCAATCTAAACCTAGCTGACTTTAACATCATCGACACTCTGGGGGTTGGTGGCTTTGGACGCGTTGAGCTG GTTCAGCTCAAGAGTGATGAGAACAAAACATTTGCCATGAAAATCCTCAAGAAGCGGCACATCGTCGACACGAGACAGCAAGAGCACATTCGCTCAGAAAAGCTCATCATGCAAGAGGCCCACTCGGACTTCATTGTTAG actGTACAGAACCTTCAAGGACAGCAAATACCTCTACATGTTGATGGAAGCATGTTTAGGCGGAGAACTGTGGACCATTCTTAGAGATCG GGGTTCATTTGAGGACTCGACCACCAGGTTTTACACAGCCTGTGTAGTTGAGGCTTTTGCTTACCTGCATTCCAAAGGCATTATCTACAGAGACCTTAAACCAGAGAACCTTATATTGGACCACAGGGGTTATGCCAAACTG GTGGACTTTGGCTTTGCCAAGAAGATTGGGTTTGGGAAGAAAACGTGGACCTTCTGTGGGACACCAGAGTATGTAGCACCAGAGATCATTCTGAACAAGGGCCACGACATCTCAGCTGACTACTGGTCTCTAGGAATCCTTATGTTTGAGCTCTTAACTGGCAG TCCTCCATTCTCTGGCCCTGATCCTATGAAAACCTACAACATCATCTTGAGAGGAATCGACATGATTGAGTTTCCAAAGAAAATTACCAAAAATGCTGCCAACCTAATCAAAAAGCTATGCAG GGATAATCCTTCTGAAAGACTGGGAAACTTGAAAAACGGTGTCAAAGACATCCAAAAGCACAA atggTTTGAGGGCTTTAACTGGGAAGGTTTGAAGAAGGGGACACTGACACCACCTATTATCCCTAAT GTCACATCAGCAGTTGACACAAGTAATTTTGACAGCTTCCCAGAGGACAATGAAGACCCACCTCCTGATGACAACTCCGGCTGGGACGTTGATTTTTGA
- the LOC113035053 gene encoding dickkopf-related protein 1-like produces the protein MKMPSVRGFLAVYLTLFGYLGDVYAGTVLTNSNAIKNLPGAPIVKDTDSVSPSPRTSPSGSMGHKLPADTLQTSNVCTDDEECGGEEFCNDARGVCLPCRKNRKRCARDSMCCAGNRCSNGVCQANDLDVADVALTTGWHTHNSTMEHRAKKPPTAHSNQPHAVKGQEGDACLRSADCSEGLCCARHFWSRICKPVLTEGQVCTRHRRKGNHGLELFQRCDCGEGLACRPEKGERDHTVSRTAARNLHTCQRR, from the exons ATGAAGATGCCTTCAGTCCGCGGCTTCTTGGCTGTGTATCTCACGCTGTTTGGATACCTTGGGGACGTTTACGCGGGCACAGTCCTGACGAACTCCAACGCGATCAAAAACCTGCCCGGCGCCCCGATTGTTAAAGATACCGATAGTGTCAGTCCGAGTCCTCGAACATCACCTTCTGGTAGCATGGGACACAAATTACCCGCAGACACCTTGCAG ACCTCAAATGTTTGCACGGATGATGAAGAGTGCGGAGGTGAGGAATTCTGCAACGATGCTCGAGGCGTCTGCCTACCCTGCCGTAAGAACCGAAAGCGTTGCGCAAGGGACTCGATGTGCTGTGCAGGAAACCGCTGCAGCAACG GTGTTTGCCAGGCAAATGACTTAGATGTCGCAGATGTAGCCCTCACAACTGgctggcacacacacaacagtacCATGGAGCATCGAGCCAAGAAGCCTCCCACTGCCCATAGCAACCAGCCTCATGCTGTCAAAG GCCAAGAGGGGGATGCCTGCCTGAGATCTGCAGACTGCTCCGAGGGTCTTTGCTGTGCCAGACACTTCTGGTCTCGCATTTGTAAGCCTGTTCTGACAGAGGGCCAGGTGTGTACGCGCCACCGCAGGAAAGGCAACCATGGCTTGGAGCTGTTCCAGCGTTGTGACTGCGGCGAAGGGCTGGCCTGCCGACCAGAGAAAGGAGAGCGAGATCACACTGTCAGCAGGACTGCAGCCCGGAACCTACACACCTGTCAGAGACGCTGA
- the LOC113035556 gene encoding cGMP-dependent protein kinase 1 isoform X4, with protein MESWDTDSEDSCDWGDSSEEGLSSEEDELDVKYDKEEDIRTASVIAAGAVTCLVIDRDSFKHLIGSLEDVSSKGHEDADAKAKYEAENAFFFNLNLADFNIIDTLGVGGFGRVELVQLKSDENKTFAMKILKKRHIVDTRQQEHIRSEKLIMQEAHSDFIVRLYRTFKDSKYLYMLMEACLGGELWTILRDRGSFEDSTTRFYTACVVEAFAYLHSKGIIYRDLKPENLILDHRGYAKLVDFGFAKKIGFGKKTWTFCGTPEYVAPEIILNKGHDISADYWSLGILMFELLTGSPPFSGPDPMKTYNIILRGIDMIEFPKKITKNAANLIKKLCRDNPSERLGNLKNGVKDIQKHKWFEGFNWEGLKKGTLTPPIIPNVTSAVDTSNFDSFPEDNEDPPPDDNSGWDVDF; from the exons ATGGAGTCTTGGGATACGGACTCAGAGGATTCGTGCGACTGGGGTGACTCGTCCGAAGAAGGACTGTCATCAGAGGAAGATGAGCTTGATGTCAAATATGATAAAGA GGAGGACATCAGGACAGCCAGTGTCATTGCTGCGGGCGCAGTCACCTGTCTAGTCATCGATCGAGA ttcATTCAAGCACCTGATTGGGAGTTTGGAGGATGTATCCAGCAAAGGCCATGAGGATGCTGATGCCAAAGCCAa GTATGAAGCAGAGAATGCGTTTTTCTTCAATCTAAACCTAGCTGACTTTAACATCATCGACACTCTGGGGGTTGGTGGCTTTGGACGCGTTGAGCTG GTTCAGCTCAAGAGTGATGAGAACAAAACATTTGCCATGAAAATCCTCAAGAAGCGGCACATCGTCGACACGAGACAGCAAGAGCACATTCGCTCAGAAAAGCTCATCATGCAAGAGGCCCACTCGGACTTCATTGTTAG actGTACAGAACCTTCAAGGACAGCAAATACCTCTACATGTTGATGGAAGCATGTTTAGGCGGAGAACTGTGGACCATTCTTAGAGATCG GGGTTCATTTGAGGACTCGACCACCAGGTTTTACACAGCCTGTGTAGTTGAGGCTTTTGCTTACCTGCATTCCAAAGGCATTATCTACAGAGACCTTAAACCAGAGAACCTTATATTGGACCACAGGGGTTATGCCAAACTG GTGGACTTTGGCTTTGCCAAGAAGATTGGGTTTGGGAAGAAAACGTGGACCTTCTGTGGGACACCAGAGTATGTAGCACCAGAGATCATTCTGAACAAGGGCCACGACATCTCAGCTGACTACTGGTCTCTAGGAATCCTTATGTTTGAGCTCTTAACTGGCAG TCCTCCATTCTCTGGCCCTGATCCTATGAAAACCTACAACATCATCTTGAGAGGAATCGACATGATTGAGTTTCCAAAGAAAATTACCAAAAATGCTGCCAACCTAATCAAAAAGCTATGCAG GGATAATCCTTCTGAAAGACTGGGAAACTTGAAAAACGGTGTCAAAGACATCCAAAAGCACAA atggTTTGAGGGCTTTAACTGGGAAGGTTTGAAGAAGGGGACACTGACACCACCTATTATCCCTAAT GTCACATCAGCAGTTGACACAAGTAATTTTGACAGCTTCCCAGAGGACAATGAAGACCCACCTCCTGATGACAACTCCGGCTGGGACGTTGATTTTTGA